From Larus michahellis chromosome 5, bLarMic1.1, whole genome shotgun sequence, the proteins below share one genomic window:
- the C5H4orf33 gene encoding UPF0462 protein C4orf33 homolog has translation MKMEFTIEHTWDGLPVSHEPVTIVLKSDNAGLLMEVTAPFFNDPPAPLGEPGKPFSRLWDYEVVEAFFLSDRTEHYLEVELCPHGQHLVLLLSGKRRVWEEELPLEFEVTRMKTKWEGKAHLPWSYFPPSTNKFNAFAIHGSGEDRKYEALYPVPRHELQEGQKPDFHRLEFFKDLNLKELMGEDWKQPESDIWKFLPN, from the exons ATGAAGATGGAATTTACAATTGAACACACATGGGATGGTTTACCTGTGAGCCATGAGCCAGTAACAATTGTGCTGAAGTCAGACAATGCAGGACTGCTAATGGAAGTTACTGCTCCCTTCTTTAATGATCCGCCAGCACCACTTGGAGAGCCAGGGAAACCTTTTAGTAGACTGTGGGACTATGAGG ttgtggaAGCATTTTTCCTGAGTGACAGAACTGAACACTATTTAGAAGTTGAACTTTGTCC CCATGGACAACACTtggtgctgctgctttctggcaaAAGAAGAGTATGGGAA GAAGAACTTCCTTTAGAGTTTGAGGTGACCAGAATGAAAACTAAATGGGAGGGTAAAGCCCATCTTCCTTGGAGTTATTTTCCACCATCCACTAACAAGTTCAATGCATTTGCAATTCATGGCTcaggagaagacagaaaatatgaaGCTCTTTATCCTGTGCCTCGACATGAACTACAGGAAGGACAGAAACCagattt TCATCGCCTGGAATTTTTCAAAGATTTGAACCTGAAAGAGCTAATGGGAGAAGACTGGAAGCAGCCTGAATCAGATATATGGAAGTTTCTTCCTAATTAA